The following proteins come from a genomic window of Streptococcus pneumoniae:
- a CDS encoding sensor histidine kinase, translated as MKNWRQNRMKQFWLHTLLRTYSSVMIIIIASFAILLSYADWDSREKEAQRVAQRVTARTVSEIEYYHRESTQIAQALVENQARIEGIYKYFSLSMPDYFYWQLERKASPYISVSLYENVDDLYVRNDFVTGVAIAFQDYKEVYVSTKDKRSGEKIRAEDFKPAGNSFAIPVSDPVSDQDLGVIYISLDPAVLYHAIDNTRGNTPMAVTVTSPFDTEIFHIGETVDKESENWLVGLTSHGYQVQVAVPKNFVLQGTVTSSALIVGLSLLFIVILYLTLRQTFANYQKQVVDLVESIQVIAQGEEGRRIDISEKDQELLLIAETTNDMLDRLEKNIHDIYQLELSQKDANMRALQAQINLHFMYNTLEFLRMYAVMQSQDELADIIYEFSSLLRNNISDERETLLKQELEFCRKYSYLCMVRYPKSIAYGFKIDPELENMKIPKFTLQPLVENYFAHGVDHRRTDNVISIKALKQDGFVEILVVDNGRGMSAEKLANIREKLSQRNFEHQASYSDQRQSIGIVNVHERFVLYFGDRYAITIESAEQAGVQYRITIQDE; from the coding sequence ATGAAAAATTGGCGACAAAATAGAATGAAGCAGTTTTGGCTACATACGCTTCTAAGAACCTATAGTTCAGTGATGATCATTATCATTGCGAGTTTTGCAATCTTACTCTCTTACGCTGACTGGGATTCACGTGAAAAGGAAGCCCAGAGAGTAGCCCAGCGTGTAACTGCTAGAACAGTGAGTGAAATTGAATATTACCATAGAGAGTCAACCCAGATAGCTCAGGCTTTAGTTGAAAATCAAGCTCGTATTGAGGGAATCTATAAATACTTTAGCCTTAGCATGCCAGACTATTTTTACTGGCAATTAGAGCGGAAAGCTTCGCCTTATATATCAGTCTCTCTGTATGAAAATGTTGATGACCTCTATGTTCGAAATGATTTTGTAACTGGAGTGGCCATTGCTTTTCAAGATTACAAGGAAGTCTATGTTTCTACTAAAGACAAACGTAGTGGAGAAAAAATCAGGGCTGAGGATTTCAAACCAGCAGGAAATAGTTTTGCCATTCCGGTGTCAGATCCAGTGTCAGATCAAGATTTAGGAGTGATTTACATCTCCTTGGATCCTGCTGTTTTATACCATGCCATTGATAATACTAGAGGTAATACTCCGATGGCAGTAACAGTGACCTCACCTTTTGATACGGAGATTTTTCATATTGGTGAGACAGTTGATAAGGAGAGTGAAAATTGGCTAGTTGGCTTAACTTCTCATGGATATCAGGTTCAGGTGGCAGTTCCTAAAAACTTTGTTTTACAAGGAACAGTGACTAGCTCTGCTTTGATTGTGGGTTTGAGCCTTCTCTTTATTGTCATTCTTTATCTGACTTTGAGGCAGACTTTTGCTAATTACCAAAAGCAGGTAGTGGATTTAGTAGAATCCATTCAAGTCATTGCTCAAGGCGAAGAGGGTCGTCGGATTGACATTTCCGAGAAAGATCAGGAATTACTCCTAATCGCGGAGACGACCAATGATATGTTGGATCGATTGGAAAAGAATATCCATGATATTTACCAGTTAGAGCTTAGTCAAAAAGATGCTAATATGCGAGCCTTGCAGGCGCAAATCAATCTTCATTTTATGTATAATACGCTGGAGTTCTTGCGCATGTATGCAGTTATGCAGAGTCAAGATGAGTTGGCAGATATCATTTATGAATTCAGTAGTCTCTTGCGTAACAATATTTCCGACGAAAGAGAGACCCTCCTCAAACAGGAATTAGAATTTTGCCGTAAATACAGCTATCTCTGCATGGTTCGCTATCCCAAGTCCATTGCCTATGGTTTCAAGATAGATCCAGAGTTAGAGAATATGAAGATTCCTAAGTTCACCTTGCAACCGCTGGTAGAAAATTATTTCGCGCATGGTGTTGACCACAGGCGGACAGATAATGTGATTAGCATCAAGGCTCTTAAACAGGATGGTTTTGTGGAAATTTTGGTGGTCGATAATGGTAGAGGAATGTCGGCTGAAAAGTTGGCAAATATCCGAGAAAAATTAAGTCAGAGAAATTTTGAACACCAAGCCAGCTACAGTGATCAAAGGCAGTCTATCGGGATTGTCAATGTACACGAGCGTTTTGTGCTCTATTTTGGAGACCGCTATGCCATTACTATAGAGTCTGCAGAGCAAGCCGGTGTTCAGTATCGTATTACAATTCAAGATGAGTAG
- a CDS encoding MptD family putative ECF transporter S component, producing MKKSILTTLLFAVLYFLCMGIGVLLGNLFDQTGNMFYAPAFTALVGGSVYMILVAKVPRFGAITTIGLVIAFFFLGTKHGAGSFLPGIICGLLADEVAHLGKYKDKTKNFLSFIIFAFSTTGPILLMWIAPKAYMATLLARGKSQEYIDRIMVAPNPGTVLLFIASIVIGALVGALIGQALSKKFAQKI from the coding sequence ATGAAGAAATCTATCTTAACTACACTGCTTTTTGCAGTTCTTTACTTCCTCTGCATGGGGATTGGTGTCCTTTTGGGCAATCTCTTTGACCAAACTGGAAACATGTTTTATGCGCCTGCCTTTACTGCCCTTGTCGGCGGTAGCGTCTATATGATCCTAGTCGCAAAAGTTCCGCGCTTTGGAGCCATTACCACTATCGGCCTTGTCATTGCCTTCTTTTTCTTGGGAACTAAACACGGTGCTGGTTCCTTCCTTCCTGGAATTATCTGTGGCCTCCTAGCAGATGAAGTAGCTCATTTAGGAAAATACAAGGACAAAACAAAGAACTTCCTTTCTTTCATTATTTTCGCCTTTAGTACAACAGGACCAATCTTGCTTATGTGGATTGCGCCCAAAGCCTATATGGCTACTCTTCTGGCAAGAGGAAAATCCCAAGAATATATCGACCGTATCATGGTCGCTCCAAACCCTGGAACTGTCCTTCTATTTATCGCAAGTATTGTCATCGGAGCCCTAGTGGGTGCTTTGATTGGACAAGCCTTGAGTAAAAAA
- a CDS encoding YesL family protein, with product MGRFLDFVFNRFFLGMIATAFFWLLTLAGGIILGLAPASATLMSLYAEHGYSFREYSLKEAWSLYKQNFVSSNLIFYSFLGVGLVLTYGLYLLVQLPHQTIVHLIATLLNVLVVALIFLAYTVSLKLQVYFALSYRNSLKLSLIGIFMSLAAVAKVLLGTVLLVAIGYYMPALLFFVGIGMWHFFISDMLEPVYEIIHEKLATK from the coding sequence ATGGGTAGATTTTTAGACTTTGTCTTTAATCGTTTCTTTTTAGGGATGATTGCGACAGCCTTCTTTTGGCTATTAACTTTAGCAGGAGGGATTATCCTTGGTCTAGCGCCGGCTAGTGCCACCTTGATGAGCTTATATGCAGAACATGGTTATAGCTTTCGGGAATACAGTTTGAAGGAGGCTTGGTCTCTTTACAAGCAAAATTTTGTCTCAAGCAACCTGATTTTCTATAGCTTTTTAGGTGTGGGTCTAGTTTTGACCTATGGTTTGTATCTCTTGGTGCAATTGCCTCATCAGACCATTGTTCATTTGATTGCGACCCTTTTGAATGTCTTAGTAGTTGCCCTGATCTTTTTGGCTTATACAGTATCTTTAAAATTACAAGTTTATTTTGCCTTGTCCTATCGAAATAGTCTCAAATTATCCTTGATTGGCATCTTTATGAGTCTAGCAGCTGTGGCCAAGGTTCTCCTTGGGACTGTGCTACTTGTAGCAATTGGTTACTATATGCCTGCCCTGCTATTTTTTGTAGGAATTGGGATGTGGCATTTCTTTATCAGTGATATGTTGGAACCTGTCTATGAAATCATCCATGAAAAATTGGCGACAAAATAG